A region of Thermovibrio ammonificans HB-1 DNA encodes the following proteins:
- a CDS encoding DUF1439 domain-containing protein produces the protein MKRFIPLLSSLLILASCVSYTLTVPQTEVNAKVKKVFPVKKRYSLAEVVLKNPQVNLLNGNRGEVKLSYVLNLAGVKKIKGSLDAIGRFEYDPKSATVYLTGLEVKGIKLGGKEFNARKWSSLIERLLGEKLYRIPVYTIKGSKAKLVKGVEVKNGKLLIKLGM, from the coding sequence ATGAAGAGGTTTATTCCCCTTTTAAGCTCCCTGCTGATTCTCGCATCCTGCGTCAGCTACACGCTAACGGTTCCGCAAACGGAGGTTAACGCCAAAGTAAAAAAGGTTTTCCCCGTTAAAAAGCGCTACTCGCTTGCAGAGGTAGTTCTAAAGAACCCCCAAGTTAACCTCCTCAACGGCAACAGGGGAGAAGTTAAACTGAGCTACGTGCTGAACCTGGCGGGAGTGAAGAAGATAAAGGGAAGCCTGGACGCCATAGGCCGCTTCGAGTACGACCCGAAGAGTGCAACCGTTTACCTTACCGGGCTTGAAGTTAAGGGCATTAAGCTCGGCGGAAAGGAGTTTAACGCCCGGAAGTGGAGCAGCCTCATAGAACGGCTGCTGGGGGAGAAGCTCTACAGAATTCCCGTTTATACAATTAAAGGCTCAAAGGCGAAGCTGGTAAAAGGAGTAGAGGTGAAGAACGGCAAACTCCTGATAAAACTGGGGATGTAG
- a CDS encoding S-adenosylmethionine decarboxylase family protein, with translation MEFVGRHIMMDATVSDISRINAIQPVYDYMEELARKLDMTLVYPPIVARFPFAQSELEQFVKKLSEENVKSRTLEFMEETLKRRATEDSGVSGVSIWLESHCTIHTWPEEKFFSLDAYSCKDFDPMVAFELTVKWFKVEYASFVDVERYIGGPCIIKAYEYKDGKLTPCEPSLAK, from the coding sequence ATGGAGTTTGTCGGAAGACACATTATGATGGACGCAACCGTAAGCGACATAAGCCGTATTAACGCAATTCAGCCGGTTTACGACTACATGGAGGAGCTGGCCAGGAAGCTCGATATGACCCTGGTCTACCCTCCTATTGTGGCCCGTTTCCCCTTTGCCCAGTCGGAGCTTGAGCAGTTCGTAAAGAAGCTCTCGGAGGAGAACGTTAAGAGCAGGACTCTCGAGTTTATGGAGGAGACCCTCAAGAGGAGGGCTACCGAAGACAGCGGCGTTTCGGGAGTCTCCATCTGGCTCGAGAGCCACTGCACAATCCACACCTGGCCCGAGGAGAAGTTCTTCAGCCTCGACGCCTACTCCTGTAAAGACTTTGACCCTATGGTGGCCTTTGAGCTTACCGTTAAGTGGTTTAAGGTTGAGTACGCCTCCTTTGTAGACGTTGAGCGCTACATCGGAGGTCCGTGCATCATAAAGGCCTACGAGTACAAAGACGGCAAGCTCACCCCTTGTGAGCCCTCACTTGCCAAGTAA
- a CDS encoding ankyrin repeat domain-containing protein produces MRRAALAAFAAFAVSATGAFAAQPPAKPVKEVKLDRQTKREFFLSLRSGDFKKAEELIASGRVPVDYRNKFDQTPLYYAVDADNVEFAKFLIEHGANVNATDYFGLTPLHEAVVRGSYRVAKLLIEHGAKVNATDKYGYTPLHLTAIYNRPRLAKLLIEHGADVNAKDNYGNTPLHYCATTKGSEAVAKVLLENGANPNVKNNRGKTPLDLANESKNFKVSRLIATYLEKAQSKGK; encoded by the coding sequence ATGAGAAGAGCAGCTTTAGCAGCTTTTGCCGCTTTTGCCGTTTCTGCTACCGGAGCCTTTGCCGCTCAGCCTCCGGCAAAGCCTGTTAAGGAGGTGAAGCTCGACAGGCAGACAAAGAGGGAGTTCTTCCTCTCTCTAAGGAGCGGCGACTTTAAGAAAGCGGAAGAGCTCATTGCGTCGGGTAGAGTACCCGTAGACTACCGTAACAAGTTCGACCAAACTCCCCTCTACTACGCCGTAGACGCAGACAACGTTGAGTTCGCCAAGTTCCTTATAGAGCACGGTGCAAATGTGAACGCCACCGACTACTTCGGCCTCACCCCCTTACACGAGGCGGTCGTAAGGGGTAGCTATAGAGTTGCCAAGCTCCTTATAGAGCACGGTGCAAAGGTAAACGCCACCGATAAGTACGGCTACACCCCCCTTCACCTTACGGCCATTTACAACAGGCCCAGGCTTGCCAAGCTCTTAATAGAACACGGGGCAGATGTGAACGCTAAGGACAACTACGGGAACACTCCCCTCCACTACTGTGCCACTACCAAGGGGAGTGAAGCCGTTGCCAAGGTTCTCCTTGAAAACGGAGCAAACCCCAACGTTAAGAACAACAGGGGTAAAACTCCCCTCGACCTTGCAAACGAGAGTAAGAACTTTAAAGTTTCAAGGCTTATAGCCACCTACCTTGAGAAGGCCCAGTCTAAGGGGAAGTAG
- the mfd gene encoding transcription-repair coupling factor, with protein MFDRALKVLSGQLKEGTAKASSLPGASKALVLKKLKKLVAPSFVVVPTPQLADAFAQDLNRLGVRALFLPPLDVLPLDLSSPLARSQYLRHRALLELLEGEFDYVVLTPESLYRRVLPPEFLIELSLEFKRGETADVSGLPERFIELGFRRVDSEPEELEFSLKGSSLEFVTPLGERVVVEFFGDEVEELSVNGSPAERFILPPALELPQSRERLKEIEKLYPELVERHLLLGELSGAERLLPEVVKLVPVTEYTGELPLVVVEPDQVRAVTDSFFSQVRENYKLLEREGIPSAAPEEFVCELELPQKLFLYDKKVKNAVDFQLQPLPSVDDDNLKEVLKGLSGYRVTLVYQTETLREEAEKLAAGYGVELELFKGDSAGGFRLDVSKRAWLTESLFVAQAPKKEDVTALEPGTLVVHRDYGIGIFQGIVSREIGGKTYDFIEIEYAGGERLYAPFTQIDRIYRYTGYRGKTPKLDKLGGTSWKNLERRVKASLVKFAKELAQLYKERKSAVGERLKGDEALLREFERRFPYRLTPDQSKAIREVYRDMESERPMDRLICGDVGFGKTEVAMRAAMKAVTSGKQVAVIAPTTVLADQHYRTFRKRFKGFPVKIEMLSRFKSKKEQREILEKLKRGEVDIVIGTHRLTQDDVEFKDLGLLIIDEEHRFGVKTKEKLTKLKSNIDVLYLSATPIPRTLYSALSGFRDISLIETPPAGRRGTKVVVSRYSDELFKAAIERELARGGQVFIVQNDISKLEEIKEKVERLFPGVKVGVVHGQMRSSQIEKVMHQFFEGELQVLVSTAIVESGLDVPTANTLIVIGAERFGLSQLYQLKGRVGRGVEKGYCYLFTTPGVKLTAEAVKRLEAMKKLAPLGGGFRLALKDLEIRGAGTLLGPKQSGFVESVGLDLYMKLFEEVAKEQEESGDVKINLPYEAFIPEDFVEDPKEKLKLYSQLAASANPDELLEKLKEVRGYLPDPLVNLFKVMKLKRIAKELGVKEVAMAPSGRVIIAFGDEVAVSPERLVEFVKESGGTFTPDRKLYIQVKDLDDLINTLSSLKES; from the coding sequence ATGTTTGACAGGGCTTTAAAGGTTCTTTCCGGCCAGCTCAAAGAGGGGACGGCAAAGGCCTCCTCCCTTCCGGGAGCTTCAAAAGCCCTCGTTCTGAAGAAACTGAAGAAGCTCGTTGCCCCGAGCTTCGTGGTTGTTCCCACCCCTCAGCTTGCAGACGCATTTGCCCAAGATTTAAACAGGTTGGGCGTTAGGGCCCTCTTCCTGCCTCCCCTCGACGTTCTCCCGCTGGACCTCTCCTCTCCCCTGGCAAGGAGCCAGTACTTGCGCCACAGGGCGCTGCTTGAGCTTTTAGAGGGGGAGTTTGACTACGTTGTCCTCACCCCCGAGTCCCTCTACAGGCGGGTTCTGCCTCCGGAGTTCCTGATAGAGCTCTCCCTTGAGTTTAAAAGGGGAGAAACCGCCGACGTTTCCGGCCTTCCCGAAAGGTTTATCGAGCTCGGCTTTAGGAGGGTTGACTCTGAGCCCGAGGAGCTTGAGTTCTCGTTGAAGGGCTCCAGCCTTGAGTTTGTGACTCCCCTCGGCGAGAGGGTTGTTGTTGAGTTCTTCGGCGACGAGGTAGAGGAGCTGAGCGTAAACGGCTCTCCTGCAGAGAGGTTTATTCTGCCTCCGGCCCTTGAGCTTCCCCAGAGCAGGGAGAGGCTTAAGGAGATTGAGAAGCTCTACCCAGAGCTGGTTGAGAGGCACCTGCTGTTGGGAGAGCTCAGCGGTGCAGAGAGGCTTCTGCCCGAGGTGGTTAAACTCGTTCCAGTTACCGAGTACACCGGTGAGCTTCCCCTCGTGGTTGTGGAGCCCGACCAGGTGAGGGCCGTTACCGACTCTTTCTTCTCCCAGGTGAGGGAGAACTACAAGCTCCTTGAGAGGGAAGGTATCCCCTCTGCCGCCCCCGAGGAGTTTGTGTGTGAGCTTGAGCTGCCCCAGAAGCTCTTCTTGTACGACAAGAAGGTGAAGAACGCCGTAGACTTCCAGCTTCAACCCCTGCCCTCGGTAGACGACGACAACCTAAAAGAGGTTTTAAAGGGCCTTTCCGGCTACAGGGTGACCCTTGTTTACCAAACGGAGACCCTGAGGGAGGAGGCAGAGAAGCTTGCGGCCGGCTACGGCGTTGAGCTGGAGCTCTTCAAGGGGGACTCAGCCGGAGGCTTCAGGCTCGATGTCTCAAAGAGGGCCTGGCTTACCGAGAGCCTCTTTGTTGCTCAAGCTCCTAAGAAGGAAGACGTTACGGCCCTTGAACCGGGAACCCTTGTTGTTCACAGGGATTACGGTATAGGAATTTTCCAGGGAATAGTAAGCAGGGAGATAGGAGGGAAAACTTACGACTTTATCGAGATTGAGTATGCCGGCGGCGAGAGGCTTTACGCTCCCTTTACCCAGATAGACCGCATCTACAGGTACACCGGCTACAGGGGGAAGACCCCCAAGCTCGACAAGCTGGGCGGAACCTCCTGGAAGAACCTTGAGAGGCGGGTAAAGGCCTCTCTGGTGAAGTTTGCAAAGGAGCTTGCCCAGCTCTACAAGGAGCGTAAGAGCGCCGTAGGCGAAAGGCTCAAGGGCGACGAGGCCCTCTTAAGGGAGTTCGAGAGGCGCTTCCCCTACAGGCTCACCCCGGACCAGTCGAAGGCCATAAGGGAAGTTTACAGGGATATGGAGTCGGAACGCCCGATGGACCGCCTCATCTGCGGCGACGTGGGCTTCGGGAAGACCGAGGTTGCCATGAGGGCCGCCATGAAGGCGGTAACGTCGGGTAAACAGGTTGCAGTTATAGCCCCTACTACCGTTCTTGCCGACCAGCACTACAGGACTTTCAGAAAGCGTTTTAAGGGCTTTCCCGTAAAAATAGAGATGCTCTCCCGTTTTAAGAGCAAGAAGGAGCAGAGGGAGATTCTCGAGAAGCTCAAAAGGGGCGAAGTGGACATAGTTATAGGAACCCACCGGTTAACCCAGGACGACGTTGAGTTTAAAGACCTGGGGCTTTTGATAATAGACGAAGAGCACCGCTTCGGCGTGAAGACCAAGGAGAAGCTGACTAAGCTGAAGTCTAACATAGACGTTCTCTACCTTTCGGCTACGCCCATCCCCAGAACCCTCTACTCTGCCCTTTCTGGCTTTAGGGATATCTCCCTCATAGAGACCCCTCCGGCGGGGAGGCGCGGAACCAAGGTTGTTGTTTCCCGCTACAGCGACGAGCTGTTTAAGGCGGCGATAGAGAGGGAGTTGGCCAGGGGCGGCCAGGTTTTCATAGTTCAGAACGACATCTCAAAGCTTGAGGAGATAAAGGAGAAGGTTGAGCGGCTCTTCCCGGGCGTTAAGGTGGGGGTTGTTCACGGTCAGATGAGGAGCTCCCAGATAGAAAAGGTTATGCACCAGTTCTTCGAGGGAGAGCTTCAGGTCCTTGTCTCTACGGCAATAGTTGAGTCGGGCCTTGACGTTCCCACGGCCAATACCCTGATAGTTATAGGGGCGGAAAGGTTCGGCCTTTCCCAGCTCTACCAGCTTAAAGGTAGGGTCGGCAGGGGCGTTGAGAAGGGTTACTGTTACCTGTTTACAACTCCCGGGGTGAAGCTTACAGCCGAGGCCGTTAAGAGGCTGGAGGCGATGAAGAAGCTCGCCCCCCTGGGGGGAGGTTTCCGGCTTGCCCTTAAAGACCTTGAGATAAGGGGTGCCGGCACGCTGCTCGGGCCCAAGCAGAGCGGTTTTGTAGAGTCTGTGGGGCTCGACCTTTACATGAAGCTCTTTGAAGAGGTGGCCAAGGAGCAGGAGGAGTCGGGAGACGTTAAGATAAACCTTCCCTACGAAGCCTTTATACCCGAAGACTTTGTGGAAGACCCGAAGGAGAAGCTCAAGCTCTACAGCCAGCTTGCCGCCTCTGCCAACCCCGACGAGCTCCTTGAGAAGTTGAAAGAGGTTAGGGGATACCTTCCAGACCCCCTCGTTAACCTGTTTAAGGTTATGAAGCTCAAGCGGATAGCCAAGGAGCTCGGGGTGAAGGAGGTAGCCATGGCCCCCTCCGGAAGGGTTATAATAGCTTTCGGCGATGAGGTTGCCGTGTCGCCCGAGCGCTTGGTGGAGTTTGTTAAGGAGAGCGGGGGAACTTTTACCCCCGACAGGAAGCTCTACATTCAGGTTAAAGACCTCGACGACCTTATCAATACCCTGTCTTCCTTAAAGGAGAGCTGA
- the rplI gene encoding 50S ribosomal protein L9 has product MEVILLKDMENLGKVGDIVKVKDGYARNYLIPSGIALPATKSNIARVKNELQSLKKKAERQLARYKELAEKLNATRITIEHEAGEEGKLFGSVTTSQIEKALHQAGFEDVEKKQIILERPIRETGTYEVKIHLFKDVEATVTVDVVPLKK; this is encoded by the coding sequence ATGGAAGTAATCCTGCTTAAGGATATGGAGAACCTCGGAAAGGTTGGCGACATAGTGAAGGTAAAGGACGGCTACGCAAGGAACTACCTTATACCTTCCGGCATAGCCCTTCCCGCTACAAAGTCTAACATCGCAAGGGTTAAGAACGAGCTTCAGTCCCTTAAGAAGAAGGCCGAGAGGCAGCTGGCCAGGTACAAGGAGCTTGCCGAGAAGCTCAACGCAACCCGCATCACAATTGAGCACGAGGCCGGAGAAGAGGGCAAGCTCTTTGGCTCCGTTACAACTTCCCAGATTGAAAAGGCCCTCCACCAAGCCGGCTTTGAGGATGTTGAGAAGAAGCAGATTATCCTTGAGAGGCCCATCAGGGAGACCGGAACTTACGAGGTTAAGATTCACCTCTTTAAAGACGTTGAGGCTACCGTAACGGTAGACGTTGTTCCCCTGAAGAAGTAA
- the pstS gene encoding phosphate ABC transporter substrate-binding protein PstS, translated as MLKGKKAVFALMLPAVTLVAGCFGGSGSKESGKSESAGHKSSKVVINGAGATFPYPVYVNWAKEYYKATGIKVNYQGIGSGGGIRQVTERTVDFGGSDKMLSPKELDKRRLYQFPAIVGAIVVVYNLPGVGDGELKLSNKTVADIFLGKVKYWDNPEIKSDNPGVKLSHQRITVIHRAEGSGTTWNFTYWLSQVSPEWKEKVGYGKVVNWPTGIGAKGNAGVTNYVKQTPGAIGYVEYAYKLQNNLAAAQLQTKEGNFVKPSEQAFKAAASHASWTMKDHFYLPGNLLLQPGKESWPLTAASMILLPRERKERNKLVIEFFDWSFKHGDPIAVKLGYVPLPEKTKEMVREYWKEVVLK; from the coding sequence ATGTTAAAAGGGAAAAAAGCTGTTTTTGCCTTAATGCTACCTGCCGTTACCCTGGTTGCCGGCTGTTTCGGCGGTTCGGGCTCTAAAGAGAGCGGTAAGTCCGAAAGTGCCGGGCACAAAAGCTCCAAGGTGGTTATAAACGGTGCAGGTGCTACGTTCCCCTACCCGGTTTACGTGAACTGGGCCAAAGAGTACTACAAGGCTACAGGTATAAAGGTTAACTACCAGGGTATAGGCTCCGGCGGCGGAATCAGGCAGGTTACCGAGAGAACCGTTGATTTTGGCGGTTCCGACAAGATGCTCTCTCCGAAGGAGCTCGACAAGAGGCGCCTTTACCAGTTTCCGGCCATAGTTGGGGCGATTGTTGTTGTGTATAACCTGCCCGGCGTTGGCGACGGGGAGTTGAAGCTCTCCAACAAGACCGTTGCCGACATTTTCCTGGGTAAGGTGAAGTACTGGGACAACCCCGAGATTAAGTCGGATAACCCGGGTGTGAAGCTTTCCCACCAGCGTATAACCGTAATCCACAGGGCCGAAGGCTCCGGAACCACCTGGAACTTTACCTACTGGCTGAGCCAGGTTTCTCCGGAGTGGAAGGAAAAAGTGGGTTACGGCAAAGTTGTAAACTGGCCCACCGGAATAGGCGCAAAGGGTAACGCCGGTGTTACAAACTACGTTAAACAGACCCCGGGTGCCATAGGCTACGTTGAATACGCCTACAAGCTCCAGAACAACCTTGCGGCCGCTCAGCTTCAGACCAAGGAGGGCAACTTCGTGAAGCCCTCGGAGCAAGCCTTTAAAGCTGCGGCCTCCCACGCTTCCTGGACTATGAAGGACCACTTCTACCTGCCGGGTAACTTGCTCTTACAGCCTGGGAAGGAGAGCTGGCCCCTTACCGCCGCAAGTATGATTCTCCTCCCCAGGGAGAGGAAGGAGCGTAACAAGCTCGTTATTGAGTTCTTCGACTGGTCTTTCAAGCACGGAGACCCGATAGCCGTTAAACTCGGCTACGTTCCCCTTCCCGAGAAAACCAAGGAGATGGTCAGGGAGTACTGGAAGGAAGTGGTTCTCAAGTAG
- a CDS encoding ArsR/SmtB family transcription factor produces MAEKKENIILDDDRIEEGAECLKALASPVRLKILFTLKDKPMCVTDLEQELGISQSSLSQHLRTLRYKGIVAKTRKGNKVYYTISSEAFRELLNLLPQIACFRG; encoded by the coding sequence ATGGCGGAGAAGAAGGAGAACATTATCCTCGACGACGACAGGATTGAAGAGGGCGCTGAGTGCCTGAAGGCTCTGGCATCTCCTGTGAGGCTAAAAATCCTCTTTACGCTTAAAGACAAACCCATGTGCGTTACCGACCTTGAGCAGGAGCTCGGCATCTCCCAGTCTTCACTCTCTCAGCACCTGAGGACCCTGCGTTACAAGGGAATCGTTGCCAAAACCCGTAAGGGGAATAAAGTTTACTATACGATTTCTTCCGAGGCCTTCAGGGAGCTTCTGAACCTGCTCCCTCAGATAGCCTGCTTCAGGGGATAG
- the accD gene encoding acetyl-CoA carboxylase, carboxyltransferase subunit beta, translated as MLDRLFKRRRPEQKGQLQLPSGLWVKCEECKALLFKGELENAQWVCPKCGYHFPVPARDRLYMLFDNGDFQELDADLEPVDYLSFKDRKPYTQRIEEAQKKTGLKDSVVNARGRIDGKEALVSCFDFRFMGGSMGSVAGEKVTRNIERAAEEGIPFICITASGGARMQEGIISLMQMAKTSAALARLEERGVPFISVLTHPTMGGVSASFAFLGDVIIAEPKALIGFAGPRVIEQTIRQKLPKGFQRAEFLLEHGLIDMVVERPKLKGVLSKLITLLGG; from the coding sequence ATGTTAGACCGGCTCTTTAAGAGGAGGCGTCCGGAGCAGAAAGGGCAGCTTCAGCTTCCCTCGGGTTTGTGGGTAAAGTGTGAGGAGTGTAAGGCTCTCCTCTTTAAGGGGGAGCTTGAGAACGCCCAGTGGGTCTGTCCTAAGTGCGGCTACCACTTTCCGGTGCCGGCAAGGGACAGGCTCTACATGCTGTTTGACAACGGGGACTTTCAGGAGCTTGACGCCGACCTTGAGCCGGTAGACTACCTCTCTTTTAAAGACCGTAAGCCCTACACTCAGCGGATAGAGGAAGCCCAGAAGAAAACGGGCCTTAAAGACTCCGTTGTTAACGCCAGGGGCAGAATAGACGGTAAAGAGGCCCTTGTAAGCTGCTTCGATTTCCGGTTTATGGGCGGCAGTATGGGCTCGGTGGCCGGCGAGAAGGTAACGAGAAACATAGAAAGGGCTGCCGAAGAGGGTATCCCCTTCATCTGCATCACCGCCTCCGGCGGGGCGAGGATGCAGGAGGGGATAATCTCCCTTATGCAGATGGCTAAAACCTCGGCGGCCCTTGCACGTCTTGAGGAAAGGGGGGTGCCTTTTATATCGGTCCTCACCCATCCAACAATGGGTGGGGTGTCGGCAAGCTTTGCCTTTCTTGGAGACGTGATTATTGCAGAGCCTAAGGCTCTTATAGGTTTCGCCGGCCCCCGAGTTATTGAACAGACGATAAGACAGAAGCTCCCCAAAGGGTTCCAGAGGGCGGAGTTCCTCCTGGAGCACGGCCTTATAGATATGGTTGTGGAGAGGCCGAAGCTGAAGGGAGTTCTCTCTAAGCTGATAACTCTTCTCGGAGGCTAA
- a CDS encoding Rid family detoxifying hydrolase, giving the protein MKVIKTDKAPLPLGPYSQGILYGNLIFVSGQLGIDPKTGKLKEEFREEALQALNNLKAVVEAAGGSRCSIVKVTVYTTDISRFKEFNEVYREFFSGCPVLPTRAVVEVKGLPAGASVEVECIAVRG; this is encoded by the coding sequence ATGAAGGTAATAAAAACCGACAAAGCCCCTCTTCCCCTTGGGCCCTACAGCCAGGGAATCCTCTACGGAAACCTAATTTTTGTATCGGGCCAGCTGGGGATAGACCCTAAAACGGGAAAGCTCAAGGAGGAGTTCAGGGAGGAGGCCCTTCAGGCACTCAACAACCTGAAGGCCGTTGTTGAGGCGGCCGGAGGGAGCAGGTGCAGCATAGTAAAGGTAACCGTTTACACAACCGACATAAGTAGGTTCAAAGAGTTTAACGAAGTTTACAGGGAGTTCTTCTCGGGCTGCCCCGTTCTGCCGACGCGGGCGGTGGTAGAGGTAAAAGGGCTTCCGGCAGGGGCAAGTGTAGAGGTGGAATGTATAGCGGTAAGGGGGTAG
- the rsmI gene encoding 16S rRNA (cytidine(1402)-2'-O)-methyltransferase yields MYSGKGVGRLYVVATPIGNLKDITLRALEVLKGCDFIACEDTRQTRKLLKHYGIEGKELLSYHEHNEEQAAKEIVERLKGGESCALVSDAGTPCISDPGYRVVKLAREEGIEVTPVPGPSAVTAALSASGLPTDRFLFVGFLPRKEGQLKEALKEAVELPYTVVAYESPHRLEKTLTLLSELYPDATVALFKEITKVNEAFLKGTPEELLKELRERGMVKGEFVLLFPPGRERVEEPEEVLRKLLESGMKLKEAAKEAARITGRPKGELYKLGLKLLGK; encoded by the coding sequence ATGTATAGCGGTAAGGGGGTAGGAAGGCTATACGTTGTAGCAACTCCCATAGGGAACCTAAAGGACATAACGCTCCGGGCGCTGGAAGTTCTTAAAGGCTGCGACTTTATAGCCTGCGAGGATACACGGCAGACGAGAAAACTCCTTAAGCACTACGGCATAGAGGGGAAAGAGCTTCTCAGCTACCACGAGCACAACGAGGAGCAGGCGGCAAAGGAGATAGTTGAGAGGCTGAAGGGGGGCGAGTCCTGCGCCCTTGTAAGCGACGCCGGAACCCCTTGCATAAGCGACCCCGGCTACAGGGTTGTTAAACTGGCACGGGAAGAGGGAATTGAGGTTACGCCCGTTCCGGGGCCGTCTGCGGTAACTGCGGCCCTATCTGCGTCGGGCCTTCCCACCGACAGGTTTCTGTTTGTAGGCTTCCTGCCGAGGAAGGAGGGGCAGCTAAAAGAGGCCCTGAAAGAAGCCGTTGAGCTTCCCTACACGGTGGTTGCCTACGAGTCTCCCCACCGCCTCGAGAAGACCCTTACGCTGCTGTCGGAGCTCTACCCCGACGCAACCGTGGCCCTGTTCAAAGAGATAACGAAGGTGAACGAAGCCTTCCTGAAGGGTACACCGGAAGAGCTTTTAAAGGAGCTGCGGGAGAGGGGAATGGTAAAGGGGGAGTTCGTTTTACTCTTTCCGCCCGGTAGGGAGAGGGTTGAGGAGCCGGAAGAGGTCCTCAGGAAGCTGCTCGAGTCGGGAATGAAACTGAAGGAGGCTGCGAAGGAGGCGGCCAGGATAACCGGCCGCCCCAAGGGTGAGCTCTATAAGTTGGGGTTAAAGTTACTTGGCAAGTGA